A genomic window from Lotus japonicus ecotype B-129 chromosome 1, LjGifu_v1.2 includes:
- the LOC130718361 gene encoding sucrose transport protein SUC2-like, with amino-acid sequence MAATTWMIEEIEDPTLVEAAGVKWALKWAKGLGFDLMLVETDSLLFVKQWGNNQLGISYFDDVVRELGAYGGLHHNFSFTETEACDQFCANLKSCFFISITLLIVLASFTLYYVPDPPLVSGHRDESRRTIACFAELFNTFKELEKPMWMLMLVTACNLLAWFPYVLYNTDWMGLEVYVGDASIEAYDAGVRAGALGLMLNSVVHFFTTLGVERLGRCVRGPTRLWGIVNLILAVCLVMTVPIIKVAEHQHHVSGGATVRKPSPGVTASAMIFLSILGVPLVVTYSIPFALASIFFITTGSDKFKIFKLWGQYYNCISYFYMNSHELQSINESVQKQIINSLLNF; translated from the exons ATGGCAGCAACAACTTGGATGATTGAGGAAATTGAGGATCCAACTCTTGTTGAGGCGGCTGGAGTAAAATGGGCCTTAAAGTGGGCAAAAGGACTGGGTTTTGACCTTATGCTTGTGGAAACAGATTCCCTTCTTTTTGTTAAACAATGGGGGAACAACCAGCTGGGCATCTCATACTTTGATGATGTTGTCAGAGAAT TAGGAGCATACGGTGGCCTCCACCACAACTTTTCGTTCACAGAGACAGAGGCATGCGACCAGTTCTGCGCAAACTTGAAATCATGTTTCTTCATCTCAATCACCTTGTTGATCGTCCTTGCCAGCTTTACCCTATATTATGTACCTGACCCGCCACTTGTGTCGGGTCACCGAGATGAGAGTCGTCGAACAATTGCATGCTTCGCAGAGCTCTTCAACACATTCAAGGAGTTGGAGAAGCCCATGTGGATGCTCATGTTGGTGACCGCTTGCAACTTGCTAGCATGGTTCCCCTACGTCTTGTACAACACTGACTGGATGGGGCTTGAGGTGTACGTTGGGGATGCAAGCATTGAGGCATACGATGCCGGAGTTCGTGCTGGAGCATTGGGACTTATGCTGAACTCGGTGGTGCATTTCTTTACAACGCTGGGAGTGGAGCGGTTGGGGCGTTGCGTCAGGGGACCTACGAGGCTGTGGGGGATAGTGAATTTGATTTTAGCTGTTTGCCTTGTGATGACGGTACCCATTATCAAGGTGGCAGAGCACCAACACCACGTGAGTGGAGGCGCCACCGTCAGGAAGCCATCCCCCGGAGTGACAGCTAGTGCCATGATCTTCTTATCCATCCTCGGTGTTCCACTTGTG GTTACATATAGCATCCCATTTGCTCTAGCATCAATATTCTTTATCACTACAGGCAGTGACAAATTCAAGATTTTTAAATTGTGGGGGCAATATTATAATTGT ATCTCATACTTTTACATGAACTCACATGAACTTCAATCTATCAACGAGAGTGTTCAGAAACAAATAATTAACtctcttttaaatttttaa
- the LOC130718368 gene encoding uncharacterized protein LOC130718368, translating into MLKASWIFERGGRWRVGNGESINIIGDDWLPHGSPMLYREDAFAELHLNKVADLISNGTWRHDLIEYVFSPATATCILVVPLPLQVYSDILFWSETFDGWYTSKSGYDFIRRWQYQAEASSSTVFVLPTTFWQRIWKSTTIPRCKEVVWRASSGFLPVRASLRQRGMDVDPSCPWCGIEEETTSHVLFQCPVVARFWFVALGLHVDDGGGFS; encoded by the coding sequence ATGCTAAAGGCTAGTTGGATCTTTGAAAGAGGTGGACGGTGGAGAGTGGGGAATGGTGAGTCCATTAATATTATTGGTGATGATTGGCTCCCACATGGTTCTCCCATGCTTTATCGGGAAGATGCTTTTGCTGAATTGCACTTGAACAAGGTAGCTGATTTAATATCTAATGGCACTTGGAGACATGATTTGATTGAATATGTTTTTAGCCCGGCGACGGCGACTTGTATTCTTGTTGTTCCCTTGCCTTTGCAGGTGTATTCTGATATACTTTTTTGGTCGGAGACTTTTGACGGTTGGTATACCTCCAAATCTGGCTATGATTTTATTCGGAGATGGCAATACCAGGCGGAGGCTTCATCCTCCACGGTTTTTGTCCTTCCTACAACATTTTGGCAAAGGATTTGGAAGTCAACGACGATTCCTCGGTGCAAAGAGGTGGTTTGGAGAgctagttctggattcttaccgGTTAGAGCGTCGCTTCGTCAGAGGGGCATGGATGTTGATCCATCTTGCCCGTGGTGCGGTATAGAGGAGGAGACGACCAGCCATGTTCTGTTTCAGTGCCCGGTGGTGGCACGTTTTTGGTTCGTTGCTTTGGGTCTTCATGTGGACGATGGGGGGGGATTTTCATGA
- the LOC130732411 gene encoding probable BOI-related E3 ubiquitin-protein ligase 3, with product MAIETQLYPSNTGFPFCGSQQQLDPALVFLSTPNATDRYNNNQPLSNSSQRMTIDFDGQRDQIDQYIRSQNEKLRILLQEQRNQQVFTLLKTMESDVSYVLSQKDEQIAQAAKKKTELEEFLIRLEAENQLWRRVAQENEAVVLSLHNTLEQVKERNRGLVAEDAESYCCDENRGNRVMQEGTGETEEIGKETTEQITMVCKCCHSRSSCFMFLPCRHLCSCKACEPFLQACPVCKMPKKTSIETLIF from the exons ATGGCAATTGAAACTCAGTTGTATCCCAGCAATACAGGATTTCCATTTTGTGGATCACAACAGCAATTGGATCCTgctcttgtttttctttctacTCCCAATGCCACCGATAGATATAACAACAATCAACCTTTATCAAATTCTTCTCAAAGAATGACTATTGATTTTGATGGACAGAGGGACCAGATTGATCAGTATATCAGATCACAG AAtgagaaattgagaattttGTTGCAAGAACAGAGAAATCAACAAGTGTTCACGTTGCTGAAAACGATGGAGTCAGATGTGTCTTATGTACTGAGCCAGAAGGATGAACAAATAGCTCAAGCAGCTAAGAAAAAGACTGAATTAGAAGAGTTTTTGATAAGATTAGAGGCAGAGAATCAATTATGGCGGAGAGTGGCTCAGGAAAACGAAGCAGTAGTCTTGTCACTGCACAACACCTTAGAACAAGTAAAAGAAAGAAATCGGGGGCTGGTAGCAGAAGATGCAGAGTCCTACTGTTGTGATGAGAACAGAGGAAACAGGGTGATGCAAGAAGGAACAGGGGAAACAGAGGAAATAGGAAAAGAGACTACTGAACAGATTACTATGGTTTGCAAATGCTGTCATTCTCGAAGCTCGTGCTTTATGTTCCTTCCTTGCAGGCATCTTTGTTCATGCAAAGCTTGTGAGCCTTTTCTCCAAGCCTGTCCTGTGTGCAAAATGCCCAAGAAAACTAGCATAGAAACTTTGATTTTCTAG